The sequence TATTATTCAATATTTTTTTAATAGACTTAGAATCCTCTTCATCTTCATCGTCTTCTTTTTCAACTATTGAGTTTGATGAGCTCTTTTTTTCTGCACCCCAAATAAACAATCCGACACCAGCCATTAAAACCATAAATCCCATCAAGCTTACCATATAAAATGGTGAATCTTCATCACCAGATTCAGTGCCTTTGAAAAACCCAAAAATGATCATAGCAACCCCAGCTAAGGATAATGAAGCTCCTAAAAAATATTTCCATCCTTTTTTTAAATTTCGATTAATAGATTGACTCCTATAGTTTCTCATGGTTCTAGCATATAGTTTATCAATATATTCAAACTCTGATGTGTTACCAAAAGATAATTTAGCCTTATGATATGTTTGTTCTAATTTGGATTTCCAGGCTTCAGCACAATTAACATCGGTAGTTAAATTAGAAATAGCTAATATAAAAAATTCATAAATATCTTCTTTTGTATTAGGAATATAAAAATTACTTATCAATTCATTTTTTTTGTTTACTGAATTAGTTCCTTCTAATTTATCAGCAAACTCTTTAACAACATTATCAATATTAGAACCTCTTAACTCATATCCACAGTCTTTACACTTATGTTCAAACGAGTTTAACTGTGAGCCACAATTTGGACATTTATGTATTTCCCCATCAAACACAGTTTTTCTTTTTAAACTAGATTCTGGCTGAGCACTTTTATTAACCTGACTACCACAACCATTACAAAACTTTGAACCTTCTTCTAACTGTTTACCACACTTGGAACAAAACATGTCCTCACCCCTCATTATACTCGTTATTTTTGTTTTTTACTGCATCGCAAATGTCGCCAATATTACATTTAAGATATTCACAAATTCTAAGTAAAACAGAAAGAGCGACTTCTTCATTTCTCCTAAGTTTAGTCATTGTGCCTGTAGCTATGTTTAAATCTTTTCGAAAGTCTGATGAAGTAATATCTCTTTCAATTAGAATAATCCACATTTTTTTATAACTAATCTCCATATTGTCATCATACCTTTCTATAGTCTAATACCTAAATATTAGCACATATTATTAGATTACACAATAAGAACATACGATAATTTCGCAACTTATTGCGATTTATTAGATATTGTCTTAAATATTCACTAAATTCCTTCAGTGATTTCATAGATAACAATATCTCTTACTAGATTCTTCAAATTAAAAATATACTCATCTACAGTTGGCGTGGAATTTATATGTAGCATCAATTCAACCTGTTTGCATTTTTCCATCTTATCGTTTCTTCCATCACAATAGTCACTTTGCTGATAAATACATTTTCCTCTGTGTGCTACACAATTTCTTCTTTGATTCCAGATTTTCAGCCTGTCTGCTTTTATGTCAATAAAGTGGACACATTAAGTGAGAATTTCTTACTTTGAGTAATACACTTGATAAGGGGGTGTCACAAACCCAGGTTGCTAAGATTCTAGGTGTTGATAAAAGCTCGATATCTAACTATGAGAGAGGAACAAGAACACTTGATCAAGATCAAATAGTTGCATTAGTCAAAGCTTTAAATACAACAGCGGATTACTTCCTAGGATTATCTGAGACCGAAGAAAAAGGATAAAAATGAAAAATTTTTGTCCTTTTTTCTTAACTGTTATATTTACTTAAAATATTTTAAGTTTCGGATTAACTTAAAATTTATTAGAGTGTTATCTAATTACTGTCAATTAAATATGATGTTCAAATAAACTGGTAAGAATAATTCAAAAATAATGATTGATGCAGTATAAATTGATAGAGATATGATACTTATCTTGTATGTGAATGCTAGATGCTTTTTGGTAATTAAATAATAAATCAATAATAAATACGAAGGGCTTGTCGCAATCAACATGGGTATCAATACTAAATAACTTGATAATTGATTGAATCCATCGAAATGAAAAAGTGCAACAATCCCAACGATGCA is a genomic window of Candidatus Delongbacteria bacterium containing:
- a CDS encoding zinc-ribbon domain-containing protein, translated to MFCSKCGKQLEEGSKFCNGCGSQVNKSAQPESSLKRKTVFDGEIHKCPNCGSQLNSFEHKCKDCGYELRGSNIDNVVKEFADKLEGTNSVNKKNELISNFYIPNTKEDIYEFFILAISNLTTDVNCAEAWKSKLEQTYHKAKLSFGNTSEFEYIDKLYARTMRNYRSQSINRNLKKGWKYFLGASLSLAGVAMIIFGFFKGTESGDEDSPFYMVSLMGFMVLMAGVGLFIWGAEKKSSSNSIVEKEDDEDEEDSKSIKKILNNTIDSIFKKNK
- a CDS encoding helix-turn-helix transcriptional regulator, which codes for MEISYKKMWIILIERDITSSDFRKDLNIATGTMTKLRRNEEVALSVLLRICEYLKCNIGDICDAVKNKNNEYNEG
- a CDS encoding helix-turn-helix transcriptional regulator, which codes for MSNTLDKGVSQTQVAKILGVDKSSISNYERGTRTLDQDQIVALVKALNTTADYFLGLSETEEKG